The genomic interval AAGTACAAAACAAAGAACGATCTCACCTCAATACAGTAGCAAGGTAAGACGACGAAAGAATACCAAGGAGAAGAAACCCGGTCCCTCAGACCAAGCAACATCGGCTGAAcaacagccagagcgtacacAAATGCGACCAGCTTGTCTGAGCGCTGAGTatggaatgataagatggcggcgtatgcgcgcgcatacggaagtcaggctagtagttagtctggcattatgggatagagcactctcttttttagagtggtctcccttggttaccaaggggacgcgtacagcgtatccagcactgaactagggttaattgctatatgtgagttgggtaagatatgtaatttaatcaggTTTTTGGAATGTAAGTGAGTTTCCAGTGCACTTTCATGCATATAATATAATGCAGGGTCTTTAAAAATGCATTGGTAATGGTATGTTGCCGGATACAATATTTTAAGACAGAATGTTGCATTTATTTTCTGAAACTTTTAACTTTTGTTTCAGCCCTGCACACACAGCACTTCCTCCCTTGACTGGTTGACGATGACAGGAGCTGGACTCATTCTGATCCAAAGACACTGAATTTCAAGTCTGCGCATATCCAACAAATAACTGCTGTGGCCTCAAGTACGAAACTTACATCACACCCCATGTTGTGAAtggttgtttttgcttttgaaaTTGAAAACACCTGTTTAAAAATTCTATGTACTGGCATGAGATCTATCGATCAACATGAAGTttggttgacattttcaaaAACAACCTCAAAATGTTAGTCGAGTCTGGTTGTGAATCATTGAATCATTTACTCTAGCTACTGATCATAGGAAAGTAAAAGTTTAAGGGAATAATGAGGTGTTGATGTGCCTCAATTTTCTAGTTCTACGCCTTTTGAAGTTTTTCACCTCACACTGTGCCATCAGGATGCATTTCTTGTCGTAGATTGATTGACATGAAATCAGTGATTAGCATACATTCCCGTCTATCAGTGCTATAAAACTGAAAGTAAAACAGACTACAGAGAACAAGATGGATTCTGCTTCAGAGGACATTTTGCTCAAGCAAGTGGTGAAGATTGAAAATGTCATGGACGATTGGCAGTATGGGCAGCAGTACAATTCTGTGGCTTCATCCGACGTTGCAGACCCCAGAAAAGATCCTATTCTGGGTACTACAGCTACAAAGGAGGAGCCTGGTACTAGTGAAACTGAAAAGGATCCTGCTTCTATCATAGCGGCAGTAAAGACAGAGCCTGGTACTTCTGATAAGGATCCTGGTTCTATCATTGCAGCAGTAAAGACAGAGCCTGACATTGACACGTTACTGTATCCAGGTGAGTCGCCTGACAGAACTGTTTCATATAGTCATGCTAAGGAAGATGTGAGAGTGAAATGTGAGGAAATGGCGGAAGAAAATCTCGGACATAACGGTCTCCTTGCCAAAGATCGGATTGGAAACTGCGATGATTCATCCCAGAGCAAGAAAAGTATAAAACTAGAGAGTGATGAAACTGAGATTTTACCGTTTTGCAAACCAGAATCGTCTGTTTCTGCCTCAGGTGCTGAATCAAAGCAACAAGATGCGGAGATTTCACAGGTTTGCAAACAAGAATCTTCTGAATTCAATCCAGCTGCTTATTCAAAGGAActggttaataataataataccacATTATCTCCCCCTCACACAGTTGCTTGTTCTGAGTATTCTTTGCTGACTGCAAAACCTGTGCCAGTCGCAGAACCCACTTCATTGATGCCAGTGGTTGGTTCTCAAATTTCTCTAGTTTCCTTGCTAAAAAATAACGCACAGGTTGCCCGAGACAGACCTGTAACGACTACTACTGGTGGCCAGCTCAGGGAACCTCAGACTGTGTGGACGGTCAAAGCAAAAACAGCCTGTTCCACGACTTCACCCAAAGAACCCGCCTCTGTGAAATCGTCGTCATCAACCACTGCTAAGACGTCCAAACAAAAACAGCCGGTCATGCTCCTGGTAGACTCCCAGTACGGTTTGTGTGTCCCTGACCAGAGGCTAGCGGACAAGCTGTGCCAGAAAGGGCAGGACCCAGTGAGTGCAAATAAACTCATCACAGCAGATCCGATCAGGGTGTCCTACGTGACTGGCAAGGCCGCAGTGAACAACTCCACACCTGGTAAGAAGGACAGCGTTGTGATGCTGAAAGCAGGGGCCAGTGAAGAGAAGAAGACTAAGGGCTCCCCGGCCCCTGCAATGGAAACCTTTCTCATACAAATGCCAGGGCAGTCTAACGAACACAGCGCACCATCGTCTAATCACCCACCCAGGACTGTGCAGACTTCACAAACAAACTTCCTTGTACAAATGCCAGGGCAGTCTGTCAAACACAACGTGTCATCTAACCAGCAACCCGAGTCTTCTTTGCAGATTTCACAACAACAGCTGTTGAAGATCTCCGAAGCTATTTCAGCGGTGCGGAAAATTCAGCAGAAGCCAGACCATGCAGAGACAGCCTATGAAAAGTTTTTCGTTAACTTTTCGACTGGAACTACTGTTCAGGGTATTGAAGAAACAGCTGTAGCTAAGCATAAGCCAAGTATACTTCAACACCCGGCTCTGAGCGGCAGTGAATTGCTCCTCAAAACACAGCATAGTTCTTCTGGAACATCGAAAGACTCCGGCAAATCTTTGCTAAAATCTGCCGGAATAGAAAAAGGCTTGAGTAAAAGCGGACACATTAGCAGCACCCCACAGCGTTCAACTTCAACACCACAGGGCAACTGGACCAGCAGGCAGAAAGTCACGTCTCCTATTTCTTCAAGGTCTTCTTTCGTCACAACAGACGGGGCAGCTAACACTAAGAGTAAGAACACAGGTGTGAATTCTCAGCAGGTGTCAAGTCGTGGTTCAGCACAGAGCGACAAGGTGCAGGCTGCAAAACAAACCTTCAAAGCGTGCAGGGAGTGTTTTTCGTTTATACCAGTCAGTCAGATGCAGAAACATGTCACTGCATGTCATCCTCAGGGTGTGAGCATTGTCTACAAATGTCCATCATGCCCGGCCGTGTTTAAATCGCTCTCAGCTCAGGAGcagcacacaaaacaacacaccatGCAATCCATGCAGGAAAACATTGAGATTGTTGACAACTGTGATGGTGAAAGTAACGTGACAGATGATTGGAGTTATGAAAGCTCGCAGGAAGATGAGAGCATTCAAGATGATGACAACAACGCTGAAGATAATGCCAGCGTAGACGAGAAGGCAGAGGAGAATCCTCAAGACGTTGATGTTTCAGCAGCAGAGGAGGAGAATTTAGCAGAAGAGGAACAGtttttctgttgtgtgtgtggcaggggCTATCCTTCATCAGAACGGTGGGTGCGTCACAGGCTATCTAAACATCCACAGGTTCGTCACCTGGACTGTGAAATTTGCGGCGAATTCTATAAAATATCAGGAACGGGGCCTGAGTCGGGCAAGCGTCGCAAACTTTCTGGTAGTTTTTGCACCATCTGTCAAACCGACGTCAATGAAAACCTGATTCTGCACATACAGCGTGAACACGAACAGTCCGAACCAGACTCATCAGACACTGACACCACCAATAGTGATGGAGAGATAGACAATGATAGTGAGTATGGCGATGAGAGTGCACAGAAGACCGACCGTAATAAAGCAGATAATGCAGCCAGGAAAAACAGCAATGATAAAGAAACGGCAGGTAGCTTACAGGAGTCAAAGTCACAGCTAGAGGGGGAGCATGAACATGACAAATCAAAACCTAGTGTGTCTGTACGAGAAGATTCCACAGCATCTAATGTAAAGCCTGCTTCATGCTCTGAGAACAAGAGTCTCGCAGTAACAACGTccaacacacagaacaaacaggCTGAGCTATCGCAGAAAAGAGCGAAAGACAACACGCAGCGGCAGACTGATACCACAGGAAATAGCAGCGGTGATGCAGCAAGACAGGCCAAGGCAAGGGTAAATGCGGCAGTCTACAGGTGCCCACTATGTGGCTCCGCATTCCCACAAACGACAGATCTGTTGCAGCACATGGGGACACATGCTGGGTACGGAGAATACATTCAAAGGTGTGCCACTGCGTATGCTGAATGAAAACTCAACATTCAAAGATGTGCCACTGTGTATGCTGAATGAAAACTCAACATTCAAAGATGTGCCACTGTGTATGCTGAATGAAAACTCAACATTCAAAGGTGTGCCACTGTGTATGCTGAATGAAAACTCAACATTCAAAGGTGTGCCACTGTGTATGTTGAATGAAAACTCAACATTCAAAGATGTGCCACTGTGTATGCTGAATGAAAACTCAACATTCAAAGATGTGCCACTGTGTATGCTGAATGAAAACTCAACATTCAAAGATGTGCCACTGCGTATGCTGAATGAAAACTCAACATTCAAAGGTGTGCCACTGTGTATGCTGAATGAAAACTCAACATTCAAAGATGTGCCACTGTGTATGCTGAATGAAAACTCAACATTCAAAGATGTGCCACTGTGTATGCTGAATGAAAACTCAACATTCAAAGATGTGCCACTGCGTATGCTGAATGAAAACTCAACATTCAAAGATGTGCCACTGTGTATGCTGAATGAAAACTCAACATTCAAAGATGTGCCACTGCGTATGCTGAATGAAAACTCAACATTCAAAGATGTGCCACTGTGTATGCTGAATGAAAACTCAACATTCAAAGATGTGCCACTGTGTATGCTGAATGAAAACTCAACATTCAAAGATGTGCCACTGTGTATGCTGAATGAAAACTCAACATTCAAAGATGTGCCACTGTGTATGCTGAATGAAAAGTGTGGGGATGCAGGAATCATCTACGATTTTGCTTACTTCCAATCACATCATCTTCCTCTCAAGTTCAAATTCACAAAGCAATTGTCTCACTCAGGAGAATACATTCAAAGATGTGCCACTGCGTATGCCGAATGAAAAGTTTAAGGatgcattaggccaaaaaaaaaataggtctgtttatggtaacataggcccaaaaaatagggtcggtaggtcgggatttttttttgtccccaaaaaatcatatttttacgttattttgcaaaaaaaacaaaagattttttttccccccccaaatgccaaaaaaaagtctagggtcgcgcgaaaaaaatagggtcggtcgggttaccgtaaacagactttttttgttggccttaatcATCTCGTAGCACTATCATTTTGCTTATATCCCATCATCTCCCTCTCAAGTTCAAATTCACAAAGCAACTCATCGCATGTGTCTTTTTTAGCAGGAGAAACTAATGGCTGAATGATTTACTTTATGTATAAGGCACTAAGCAGTTAAAATTCTTTGCAAATGAACCTTTCTTAAAGAACTTTATGGGTGCAAATAGCTCTTGCAAAAAGTAGAATTTATGGTTATTTGATGAGATACCTAGCAAACAATGCGGTACAAGGAAATGAAGAGGTCTGAAGCAGGGGAAAATAACTACGGTATCACTATCAACTGGTGGAATTGGTGGCTCAAGAACTTTCTGGGACAGAGTCTCTTGCATCCATGCTCACAGCTATGGGTGCATCTCAGTGGAAAGAAGTTATGATTCCTGGTGGCGTTGACACGGTTCAACTGCTGACATTACGCAATATGTCAGTGTTGTGCATGGCTGCAGCTAGCCGTTTTTGGGTtattcatttgttgttgttgatgatttaacctttgccgtgcttcctgggttcacctgtacccagagacacactaaaatcattgtaactctggaaccattaaaggtatcgttttgaaattttaagtatctctcacacacctaatttgctctctgtctgcaaatttttagtgtgtacatgacaaaacatcagaattaattgattatgataatttacataaacactaccgatggcgcgggttcacacatacccatacttttaaagagtagaagtgattgtaactatccctctgccgacggcgcgggttctgctacacccataattaccaaagcggcggaacagtgtctgtctgcctgtttgtctccaagagactgtctgtctctctgtttgtctgtccgtatctctgtctgtatgtctgttgtcagttgctctgtctgtctgtctgtctgtctgtctatccgtctatctgactgtctgtctgtctgactgactgtctctctctctctgtctgtctctctctctctctctgtctctctctctgtctctctgtctctctcttagtctctctctctgtctctctctctgtctctctctttcttagtctctctctctgtctctctttcttagtctctctctctctctctctttcttaatctctctctctctctttcttagtctctctctctcttagtctctctctctctctctttcttagtctctcgctctctctctttcttagtctctctctctctttcttagtctctctctctctctttcttagtctctctttctctctcgtagtctctctttctctctcttagtctctctctctctctttcttagtctctctctctctcttagtctctctctctttcttagtctctctttctctctctctttcttagtctctctttctctctcttagtctctctctctctttcttagtctctctctctcttttttagtctctctctctctctctctttcttagtctctctctctctttcttagtctctctctttcttagtctctctctctctctagctctttcttagtctctctctctttcttagtctctctctctctct from Littorina saxatilis isolate snail1 linkage group LG7, US_GU_Lsax_2.0, whole genome shotgun sequence carries:
- the LOC138971009 gene encoding serine-rich adhesin for platelets-like; protein product: MDSASEDILLKQVVKIENVMDDWQYGQQYNSVASSDVADPRKDPILGTTATKEEPGTSETEKDPASIIAAVKTEPGTSDKDPGSIIAAVKTEPDIDTLLYPGESPDRTVSYSHAKEDVRVKCEEMAEENLGHNGLLAKDRIGNCDDSSQSKKSIKLESDETEILPFCKPESSVSASGAESKQQDAEISQVCKQESSEFNPAAYSKELVNNNNTTLSPPHTVACSEYSLLTAKPVPVAEPTSLMPVVGSQISLVSLLKNNAQVARDRPVTTTTGGQLREPQTVWTVKAKTACSTTSPKEPASVKSSSSTTAKTSKQKQPVMLLVDSQYGLCVPDQRLADKLCQKGQDPVSANKLITADPIRVSYVTGKAAVNNSTPGKKDSVVMLKAGASEEKKTKGSPAPAMETFLIQMPGQSNEHSAPSSNHPPRTVQTSQTNFLVQMPGQSVKHNVSSNQQPESSLQISQQQLLKISEAISAVRKIQQKPDHAETAYEKFFVNFSTGTTVQGIEETAVAKHKPSILQHPALSGSELLLKTQHSSSGTSKDSGKSLLKSAGIEKGLSKSGHISSTPQRSTSTPQGNWTSRQKVTSPISSRSSFVTTDGAANTKSKNTGVNSQQVSSRGSAQSDKVQAAKQTFKACRECFSFIPVSQMQKHVTACHPQGVSIVYKCPSCPAVFKSLSAQEQHTKQHTMQSMQENIEIVDNCDGESNVTDDWSYESSQEDESIQDDDNNAEDNASVDEKAEENPQDVDVSAAEEENLAEEEQFFCCVCGRGYPSSERWVRHRLSKHPQVRHLDCEICGEFYKISGTGPESGKRRKLSGSFCTICQTDVNENLILHIQREHEQSEPDSSDTDTTNSDGEIDNDSEYGDESAQKTDRNKADNAARKNSNDKETAGSLQESKSQLEGEHEHDKSKPSVSVREDSTASNVKPASCSENKSLAVTTSNTQNKQAELSQKRAKDNTQRQTDTTGNSSGDAARQAKARVNAAVYRCPLCGSAFPQTTDLLQHMGTHAGYGEYIQRCATAYAE